One Pseudomonas entomophila genomic window carries:
- a CDS encoding MFS family transporter, with amino-acid sequence MTSSYYTGEERSKRIFAIVGASSGNLVEWFDFYVYAFCAIYFAPAFFPSDNPTVQLLNTAGVFAAGFLMRPIGGWIFGRLADRHGRKNSLMTSVLMMCFGSLIIACLPTYASIGAWAPALLLLARLIQGLSVGGEYGTTATYMSEVALRGQRGFFASFQYVTLIGGQLLAVLVVVILQQLLTEEELRAYGWRIPFVVGAIAALISLMLRRSLKETSSAENRQDKEAGTIGGLFRHHTAAFITVLGYTAGGSLIFYTFTTYMQKYLVNTAGMNAKSASFVMTGALFLFMILQPVFGMLSDRIGRRNSMLLFGALGTIFTVPLLMALKTVTSPFMAFVLVTLALCIVSFYTSISGLVKAEMFPPQVRALGVGLAYAVANAVFGGSAEYVALNLKNMGMENTFYWYVTAMMAIAFLFSLRLPKQAAYLHHDH; translated from the coding sequence ATGACTTCCAGCTACTACACCGGCGAAGAACGCAGCAAACGCATCTTCGCCATCGTCGGCGCCTCGTCGGGCAACCTGGTGGAATGGTTCGACTTCTATGTCTACGCCTTCTGCGCGATCTATTTCGCCCCGGCCTTCTTCCCCTCCGACAACCCCACCGTGCAATTGCTCAACACCGCCGGGGTATTCGCCGCCGGCTTCCTGATGCGCCCCATCGGTGGCTGGATCTTCGGCCGCCTGGCGGACCGTCATGGGCGCAAGAATTCGCTGATGACCTCGGTGTTGATGATGTGCTTCGGCTCGCTGATCATCGCCTGCCTGCCCACCTACGCCAGCATTGGTGCCTGGGCGCCGGCCCTGCTGTTGCTGGCACGGTTGATCCAGGGGCTGTCGGTGGGCGGCGAGTACGGCACCACCGCCACCTACATGAGCGAAGTGGCCCTGCGCGGCCAGCGCGGTTTCTTCGCCTCGTTCCAGTACGTCACCCTGATCGGCGGCCAGTTGCTGGCGGTGCTGGTGGTGGTGATCCTGCAGCAACTGCTCACCGAGGAAGAGCTGCGTGCCTACGGCTGGCGCATCCCCTTCGTGGTCGGCGCCATCGCCGCGCTGATCTCGCTGATGCTGCGCCGCTCGCTGAAAGAGACCAGCAGCGCCGAGAACCGCCAGGACAAGGAGGCCGGGACCATCGGCGGCCTGTTCCGTCACCACACCGCCGCCTTCATCACGGTGCTTGGCTACACCGCCGGTGGTTCGCTGATCTTCTACACCTTCACCACCTACATGCAGAAGTACCTGGTCAACACAGCCGGGATGAACGCCAAGAGCGCCAGCTTCGTGATGACCGGCGCGCTGTTCCTGTTCATGATCCTGCAGCCGGTGTTCGGCATGCTCTCGGACCGTATCGGCCGACGCAACTCGATGCTGCTGTTCGGCGCGCTGGGGACGATTTTCACCGTGCCGCTGCTGATGGCGCTGAAGACCGTCACCAGCCCGTTCATGGCCTTCGTGCTGGTGACCCTGGCGCTGTGCATCGTCAGTTTCTACACCTCCATCAGTGGCCTGGTGAAGGCCGAGATGTTTCCGCCGCAGGTACGCGCCCTGGGTGTCGGCCTGGCCTATGCGGTGGCCAACGCGGTGTTCGGCGGCTCGGCCGAGTATGTGGCCCTGAACTTGAAAAACATGGGCATGGAGAACACCTTCTACTGGTACGTGACCGCCATGATGGCGATCGCCTTCCTGTTCAGCCTGCGCCTGCCGAAGCAGGCGGCGTACCTGCACCATGATCACTAA
- the pcaF gene encoding 3-oxoadipyl-CoA thiolase, producing MMRDVFICDAIRTPIGRFGGALAGVRADDLAAVPLKALIERNPGVQWDRLDEVFFGCANQAGEDNRNVARMALLLAGLPASIPGVTLNRLCASGMDAIGTAFRAIASGEMELAIAGGVESMSRAPFVMGKAESGYSRNMKLEDTTIGWRFINPLMKAQYGVDAMPETADNVADDYQVSRADQDAFALRSQQKAAAAQAAGFFAEEIVPVRIAHKKGETVVERDEHLRPDTTLEALSKLKPVNGPDKTVTAGNASGVNDGAAALILASAEAVKKHGLTPRARVLGMASAGVAPRVMGIGPVPAVRKLTERLGVAVADFDVIELNEAFASQGLAVLRELGVADDAPQVNPNGGAIALGHPLGMSGARLVLTALHQLEKRGGRKGLATMCVGVGQGLALAIERV from the coding sequence CTGATGCGTGACGTATTCATCTGCGACGCCATCCGTACCCCCATTGGCCGCTTCGGCGGTGCCCTGGCCGGCGTGCGTGCCGACGACCTGGCGGCGGTGCCGCTCAAGGCGCTGATCGAGCGCAACCCGGGCGTGCAGTGGGACCGGCTCGACGAAGTGTTCTTCGGCTGCGCCAACCAGGCCGGTGAGGACAACCGCAACGTCGCGCGCATGGCGCTGTTGCTGGCTGGCTTGCCCGCAAGCATTCCCGGGGTGACCCTCAACCGCTTGTGCGCCTCGGGCATGGATGCCATCGGCACCGCTTTCCGTGCCATCGCCAGCGGCGAGATGGAGCTGGCCATCGCGGGCGGCGTCGAGTCGATGTCCCGTGCGCCATTCGTCATGGGCAAGGCCGAGAGCGGCTATTCGCGCAACATGAAGCTGGAGGACACCACCATCGGCTGGCGTTTCATCAACCCGTTGATGAAAGCCCAGTATGGCGTGGACGCGATGCCCGAGACCGCCGACAACGTCGCCGACGACTATCAGGTGTCGCGTGCCGACCAGGACGCTTTTGCCCTGCGTAGCCAGCAGAAGGCGGCTGCCGCGCAGGCTGCGGGGTTCTTTGCCGAGGAAATCGTGCCGGTGCGCATCGCTCACAAGAAAGGCGAAACCGTGGTCGAGCGCGATGAACACCTGCGGCCGGACACCACGCTGGAGGCATTGAGCAAGCTCAAGCCGGTGAATGGCCCGGACAAGACCGTCACCGCCGGCAATGCCTCGGGTGTCAACGATGGGGCGGCGGCCTTGATTCTTGCTTCGGCCGAGGCCGTCAAGAAGCATGGCTTGACCCCACGCGCCCGGGTGCTGGGCATGGCCAGTGCCGGTGTGGCGCCACGGGTGATGGGCATCGGCCCGGTGCCGGCTGTACGCAAGCTGACCGAGCGCCTGGGCGTGGCGGTGGCGGATTTCGATGTCATCGAGCTGAACGAAGCGTTTGCCAGCCAGGGCCTGGCGGTGCTGCGCGAGCTGGGTGTGGCGGACGATGCGCCGCAGGTGAACCCCAACGGTGGCGCGATTGCCCTGGGGCATCCACTGGGGATGAGCGGGGCACGGTTGGTGCTGACGGCGTTGCACCAGTTGGAGAAGCGCGGTGGGCGCAAAGGGTTGGCGACCATGTGTGTCGGGGTTGGCCAAGGGTTGGCGCTGGCCATCGAGCGGGTTTGA
- a CDS encoding MFS transporter — translation MNKPQSLVGQCLDVQSFINGQPLSRYQWRVVILCFLIVFLDGLDTAAMGFIAPALSQEWGIDRASLGPVMSAALIGMVFGALGSGPLADRFGRKGVLVAAVLVFGGFSLASAYASNVDQLLVLRFLTGLGLGAGMPNATTLLSEYTPERLKSLLVTSMFCGFNLGMAGGGFMSAKLIPAYGWHSLLVIGGVLPLLLALVLLAWLPESARFLVVRNRSVDRIRKTLAPIAPTVVAQASSFSVPEQKAVATRNVFAVIFCATYGLGTLLLWLTYFMGLVIVYLLTSWLPTLMRDSGASMEQAAFIGALFQFGGVLSAVAVGWAMDRFNPHTVIGLFYLLAGVFAYAVGQSLGNITLLATLVLIAGMCVNGAQSAMPSLAARFYPTQGRATGVSWMLGIGRFGAILGAWSGATLLGLGWSFEQVLTALLVPAALATVGVVVKGLVSHADAT, via the coding sequence ATGAACAAACCGCAATCCTTAGTCGGCCAATGCCTCGACGTCCAGTCGTTCATCAATGGCCAGCCCCTCTCCCGTTATCAATGGCGGGTGGTCATCCTGTGCTTTCTGATTGTCTTTCTCGATGGCCTCGACACCGCAGCCATGGGCTTCATCGCCCCGGCGTTGTCCCAGGAATGGGGGATCGACCGCGCCAGCCTTGGCCCGGTGATGAGCGCCGCGCTGATCGGCATGGTGTTTGGCGCGCTGGGTTCCGGCCCGCTGGCCGACCGCTTCGGGCGCAAGGGCGTGCTGGTGGCGGCAGTGCTGGTGTTCGGTGGGTTCAGCCTGGCTTCGGCCTATGCCAGCAATGTCGACCAGTTGTTGGTACTGCGCTTTCTCACAGGCCTCGGCCTGGGCGCGGGCATGCCCAATGCCACCACGTTGCTTTCCGAGTACACGCCTGAGCGTCTCAAGTCGCTGTTGGTGACCAGCATGTTCTGTGGTTTCAACCTGGGCATGGCCGGTGGCGGTTTCATGTCCGCCAAGCTGATCCCGGCCTATGGCTGGCACAGCCTGCTGGTGATCGGCGGGGTGCTGCCCTTGCTGCTGGCGCTGGTGCTGCTGGCCTGGCTGCCGGAGTCGGCGCGTTTCCTGGTGGTGCGCAACCGCAGTGTGGACAGGATTCGCAAGACCCTGGCGCCCATCGCGCCGACGGTGGTCGCGCAAGCGTCGAGCTTCAGCGTGCCGGAGCAGAAGGCGGTGGCCACGCGCAATGTGTTTGCGGTGATCTTCTGCGCAACCTATGGCTTGGGCACCCTGTTGTTGTGGCTGACCTACTTCATGGGCCTGGTGATCGTCTATCTGCTGACCAGCTGGCTGCCCACCTTGATGCGCGACAGCGGCGCGAGCATGGAACAAGCCGCGTTCATCGGTGCCTTGTTCCAGTTTGGTGGTGTGCTCAGCGCGGTGGCGGTGGGCTGGGCCATGGATCGCTTCAATCCGCACACGGTGATCGGCCTGTTTTACTTGCTGGCCGGTGTGTTCGCCTATGCGGTAGGACAGAGCCTGGGCAACATTACCTTGCTGGCCACACTGGTGCTGATCGCCGGCATGTGCGTCAACGGTGCGCAGTCGGCCATGCCTTCGTTGGCGGCGCGGTTCTACCCGACTCAGGGACGGGCCACCGGGGTGTCGTGGATGCTCGGGATCGGGCGGTTCGGTGCGATTCTGGGGGCCTGGAGCGGAGCGACCTTGCTTGGGTTGGGTTGGAGTTTCGAGCAGGTGCTGACGGCCTTGCTGGTGCCGGCGGCACTGGCGACGGTAGGGGTGGTGGTGAAGGGGTTGGTGAGCCACGCCGACGCCACCTGA
- the pcaD gene encoding 3-oxoadipate enol-lactonase, translating into MAHVQLADGELHYQLDGPADAPVLVLSNSLGTDLHMWDAQVPAWREHFRVLRYDTRGHGESLVTAGPYSIEQLGGDVLALLDALDIEKAHFVGLSMGGLIGQWLAINAGHRLLSLTLCNTAAKIGSDEVWNTRIDTVLKGGRQAMGELRDASIARWFTPAFAAAEPEQAQRICQMLAQTSPEGYAANCGAVRDADLRDQLNHIQVPTLIVAGTADAVTTPEHGRFMQAGILGAEYVEFPAAHLSNVEIGAPFSRRVLDFLLNR; encoded by the coding sequence GTGGCGCACGTGCAACTGGCCGATGGCGAACTGCATTACCAACTCGATGGCCCTGCCGATGCCCCGGTGCTGGTGCTGTCCAACTCGCTGGGCACCGACTTGCACATGTGGGATGCGCAGGTCCCGGCGTGGCGCGAGCATTTTCGCGTGCTGCGCTACGACACCCGGGGGCACGGCGAGTCGTTGGTGACCGCTGGCCCCTACAGCATCGAGCAACTGGGTGGTGATGTGCTGGCCCTGCTCGATGCCCTGGATATCGAAAAAGCCCATTTCGTCGGCCTGTCCATGGGCGGCCTGATCGGCCAGTGGCTGGCGATCAACGCCGGCCATCGCCTGCTCAGCCTGACCCTGTGCAACACGGCGGCGAAGATTGGCAGCGACGAGGTCTGGAATACCCGTATCGACACGGTGCTCAAGGGCGGCCGACAGGCCATGGGCGAGCTGCGCGATGCCTCGATCGCCCGCTGGTTCACCCCGGCCTTCGCCGCGGCCGAGCCGGAGCAGGCCCAGCGCATCTGCCAGATGCTGGCGCAGACTTCGCCCGAAGGCTACGCGGCCAACTGTGGCGCGGTGCGCGATGCCGACCTGCGTGACCAGCTCAACCATATCCAGGTGCCGACCTTGATCGTCGCCGGCACCGCCGATGCGGTTACCACCCCCGAACATGGTCGTTTCATGCAGGCCGGCATCCTCGGTGCCGAATACGTCGAGTTCCCGGCGGCGCACTTGTCCAACGTCGAGATTGGCGCGCCGTTCAGCCGCCGTGTGCTCGACTTCCTGCTGAACCGCTGA
- a CDS encoding CoA transferase subunit A, which produces MAAILSLHEAVKQFIQDGDSVALEGFTHLIPTAAGHEIIRQGKRDLTLVRMTPDLIYDQLIGAGCARKLIFSWGGNPGVGSLHRLRDAVEKQWPHAIEIEEHSHADLANAYVAGASGLPFAVLRAYAGSDLPKVNPLIKSVTCPFTGEVLAAVPSVRPDVTVIHAQKADRKGNVLLWGILGVQKEAALAAKRCIVTVEEIVDDLNAPMNACVLPTWALSAVCLVPGGAHPSYAHGYYERDNRFYQAWDPIARSRESFTAWIDTYIRGTQDFTEFQAKLASTAEAAQ; this is translated from the coding sequence ATGGCAGCAATCCTCTCGCTTCACGAGGCCGTGAAGCAGTTCATCCAGGATGGCGACAGCGTCGCCCTCGAAGGCTTCACCCACCTGATCCCGACCGCCGCAGGCCACGAGATCATCCGCCAGGGCAAGCGCGACCTGACCCTGGTGCGCATGACTCCGGACCTGATCTACGACCAGTTGATCGGTGCCGGCTGTGCGCGCAAGCTGATCTTCTCCTGGGGCGGCAACCCCGGTGTCGGTTCGCTGCACCGCTTGCGCGACGCCGTCGAGAAGCAGTGGCCGCATGCCATCGAAATCGAGGAGCACAGCCACGCTGACCTGGCCAACGCTTATGTCGCCGGTGCTTCCGGCCTGCCGTTCGCGGTGCTGCGTGCCTACGCCGGCTCCGACCTGCCGAAGGTCAACCCGCTGATCAAGAGCGTCACCTGCCCATTCACCGGCGAAGTCCTCGCCGCCGTGCCTTCGGTGCGCCCGGACGTCACCGTGATTCACGCGCAGAAGGCTGACCGCAAGGGCAATGTGCTGCTGTGGGGCATCCTGGGCGTGCAGAAGGAAGCGGCCCTGGCGGCCAAGCGCTGCATCGTCACCGTCGAGGAGATCGTCGATGACCTGAATGCACCGATGAATGCCTGTGTGCTGCCGACCTGGGCACTCAGCGCGGTATGCCTGGTACCAGGCGGCGCTCATCCGTCTTATGCCCATGGCTACTACGAGCGCGACAATCGCTTCTACCAGGCTTGGGACCCGATCGCCCGCAGCCGTGAGTCGTTCACTGCCTGGATCGACACCTACATCCGTGGCACCCAGGACTTCACTGAATTCCAGGCCAAGCTGGCCAGTACCGCGGAGGCCGCGCAATGA
- a CDS encoding 3-carboxy-cis,cis-muconate cycloisomerase, translating into MSNQLFDAYFTAPAMREVFSDRGRLQGMLDFEAALARAEAAAGLVPHTAVMAIEAACKAERYDVQALAQAIAVAGNSAIPLVKALGKVVASGVPEAERYVHLGATSQDAMDSGLVLQLRDALALIESDLAKLADTLARQALQHADTPLVGRTWLQHATPVTLGMKLAGVLGALTRHRQRLKQLRPRLLVLQFGGASGSLAALGSKALPVAEALAEQLELSVPEQPWHTQRDRLVEFASVLGLIAGSLGKLGRDVSLLMQTEAGELFEPAAPGKGGSSTMPHKRNPVGAAVLIGAATRVPGLVSTLFAAMPQEHERSLGLWHAEWETLPEICCLVSGALRQAQVIAEGMEVDAARMRRNLDLTQGLVLAEAVSIVLAQRLGRDRAHHLLEQCCQRAVAEQRHLRAVLGDEPQVSAELSADELDRLLDPAHYLGQARVWVARAVAEHQRFTA; encoded by the coding sequence ATGAGCAACCAGCTGTTCGATGCCTACTTCACCGCGCCGGCCATGCGCGAGGTTTTTTCCGATCGTGGCCGGCTGCAAGGCATGCTCGACTTCGAGGCCGCGCTGGCCCGCGCCGAGGCGGCCGCCGGGTTGGTGCCGCACACGGCGGTGATGGCCATCGAGGCGGCGTGCAAGGCCGAGCGCTACGATGTGCAGGCCCTGGCGCAGGCCATCGCCGTCGCCGGCAATTCGGCGATCCCGCTGGTCAAGGCGCTGGGCAAGGTGGTCGCCAGCGGCGTGCCCGAGGCCGAGCGCTACGTGCACCTGGGCGCCACCAGCCAGGATGCGATGGACAGCGGTCTGGTTTTGCAGTTGCGCGATGCGCTGGCGCTGATTGAAAGCGACCTTGCCAAGTTGGCCGACACCCTGGCCCGCCAGGCATTGCAGCATGCCGACACGCCGTTGGTGGGGCGGACCTGGTTGCAGCACGCCACACCGGTGACGCTGGGTATGAAACTGGCTGGCGTGCTCGGTGCCTTGACCCGCCATCGCCAGCGCCTCAAGCAACTGCGACCGCGCCTGCTGGTGCTGCAGTTCGGCGGTGCCTCCGGCAGCCTGGCGGCATTGGGCAGCAAGGCCCTGCCGGTGGCCGAGGCGCTGGCTGAACAGCTTGAATTGAGCGTGCCCGAGCAACCGTGGCACACCCAGCGCGACCGTCTGGTGGAGTTTGCCTCGGTGCTGGGCCTGATCGCCGGCAGCCTGGGCAAGCTCGGCCGCGATGTCAGCCTGCTGATGCAGACCGAGGCGGGCGAGCTGTTCGAACCTGCCGCGCCGGGCAAGGGCGGTTCTTCGACCATGCCGCACAAGCGCAACCCGGTGGGGGCGGCGGTGCTGATCGGCGCCGCCACTCGCGTGCCGGGGCTGGTCTCGACACTGTTCGCCGCCATGCCCCAGGAGCATGAGCGCAGCCTGGGCCTGTGGCACGCCGAGTGGGAAACCCTGCCGGAGATCTGCTGCCTGGTCTCCGGCGCCCTGCGCCAGGCCCAGGTGATCGCCGAAGGCATGGAGGTGGATGCCGCGCGCATGCGCCGCAACCTCGACCTCACCCAGGGCCTGGTGCTGGCCGAAGCGGTCAGCATCGTCCTGGCCCAGCGCCTGGGGCGCGACCGCGCCCATCACCTGCTGGAGCAGTGCTGCCAGCGCGCGGTGGCCGAGCAGCGCCACTTGCGTGCCGTGCTCGGCGACGAGCCGCAGGTCAGCGCCGAGTTGTCCGCCGATGAGCTTGACCGCTTGCTCGACCCTGCCCATTACCTTGGTCAGGCCCGTGTCTGGGTGGCGCGCGCCGTGGCCGAACATCAACGTTTCACCGCCTGA
- the pcaC gene encoding 4-carboxymuconolactone decarboxylase, translated as MDEKQRYEAGMQVRRAVLGDAHVDRSLEKLNDFNGEFQEMITRHAWGDIWTRPGLPRHTRSLITIAMLIGMNRNDELKLHLRAAANNGVTREEIKEVIMQSAIYCGIPAANATFHLAESVWDELGVESRG; from the coding sequence GTGGACGAGAAACAACGCTACGAAGCAGGCATGCAGGTGCGCCGCGCGGTGCTGGGCGACGCCCATGTCGACCGTAGCCTGGAGAAGCTCAACGACTTCAATGGCGAGTTCCAGGAGATGATCACCCGCCATGCCTGGGGTGATATCTGGACCCGCCCCGGGCTGCCCCGGCATACCCGCAGCCTGATCACCATCGCCATGCTGATCGGCATGAACCGCAACGACGAGCTCAAGCTGCACCTGCGCGCGGCCGCCAACAATGGTGTGACGCGGGAAGAGATCAAGGAAGTGATCATGCAGAGCGCGATCTACTGCGGGATTCCCGCAGCCAATGCCACGTTCCACCTGGCGGAATCGGTGTGGGATGAGCTGGGGGTCGAGTCGCGCGGTTGA
- the pcaR gene encoding pca regulon transcriptional regulator PcaR → MSEETNGPLANEPAKGATPAMAPPIVASAAKRIQAFTGDPDFMTSLARGLAVIQAFQERKRHLTIAQISHRTEIPRAAVRRCLHTLIKLGYATTDGRTYSLLPKVLTLGHAYLSSTPLAVSAQPYLDRISDQLHEAANMATLEGDDILYIARSATVERLISVDLSVGGRLPAYCTSMGRILLAALDDASLHEYLERADLKARTSRTLHDPESLFACIQQVRQQGWCVVDQELEQGLRSIAVPIYDASGQVLAALNVSTHVGRVSRSELEQRFLPILLAASRDLCHQLFG, encoded by the coding sequence ATGAGCGAAGAAACCAACGGCCCCCTGGCGAATGAACCTGCAAAGGGCGCGACGCCTGCCATGGCACCGCCGATCGTGGCTTCGGCGGCCAAGCGCATCCAGGCGTTCACCGGCGATCCGGACTTCATGACCTCCCTGGCCCGTGGCCTGGCGGTGATCCAGGCATTCCAGGAACGCAAGCGGCACCTGACCATCGCCCAGATCAGCCATCGCACGGAGATCCCCCGCGCGGCCGTGCGCCGTTGCCTGCACACCCTGATCAAGCTGGGTTATGCCACCACCGATGGCCGCACCTATTCATTGCTGCCCAAGGTGCTGACGCTGGGACACGCCTATCTGTCCTCGACCCCGCTGGCGGTTTCGGCCCAACCCTACCTGGACCGGATCAGCGACCAGCTCCACGAGGCGGCCAACATGGCCACCCTCGAAGGCGACGACATCCTTTATATAGCCCGCTCGGCCACGGTGGAGCGACTGATCTCGGTGGACTTGTCGGTGGGCGGGCGGCTGCCGGCCTACTGCACGTCGATGGGGCGGATTCTCCTGGCGGCGCTCGACGACGCCAGTCTTCACGAGTACCTGGAGCGTGCCGACCTCAAGGCCCGAACCAGTCGTACCCTGCATGATCCGGAGTCGTTGTTCGCCTGCATCCAGCAGGTGCGCCAGCAGGGTTGGTGCGTGGTCGACCAGGAGCTGGAGCAAGGGCTGCGCTCGATTGCCGTGCCGATCTACGATGCCTCCGGGCAGGTGCTGGCGGCGCTGAATGTCAGTACTCATGTTGGGCGGGTCAGCCGCAGCGAGCTGGAGCAGCGTTTCCTGCCGATCCTGCTGGCGGCCAGCCGGGATCTTTGTCATCAGTTGTTCGGTTGA
- a CDS encoding CoA-transferase subunit beta: MSYSTSEMMTVAAARRLRNGAVCFVGIGLPSKAANLARLTSSPDVVLIYESGPIGAKPSVLPLSIGDGELAETADTVVPTGEIFRYWLQGGRIDVGFLGAAQVDRFGNINTTVVGDYHAPKTRLPGAGGAPEIAGSAKQVLIILKQSPRAFVDKLDFITSVGHGEGGDSRKRLGLQGEGPVGIITDLCIMEPEEGTHEFVVTAIHPGVTREQIIAATGWAIRFADDVQETAAPSDVELSALRDLEARTAAAHGQTAGEA, from the coding sequence ATGAGCTACTCCACTTCCGAAATGATGACCGTCGCCGCTGCCCGTCGTCTGCGCAACGGCGCTGTCTGCTTCGTCGGTATCGGCCTGCCGTCAAAGGCCGCCAACCTGGCGCGCCTGACCTCGTCGCCCGACGTGGTGCTGATCTACGAGTCCGGTCCGATCGGTGCCAAGCCCAGCGTGCTGCCGCTGTCGATCGGCGATGGCGAACTGGCCGAAACCGCAGACACCGTGGTGCCGACCGGCGAGATCTTCCGCTACTGGCTGCAGGGCGGGCGAATCGATGTCGGTTTCCTCGGCGCCGCCCAGGTCGACCGCTTCGGCAACATCAACACCACCGTGGTGGGCGACTATCACGCGCCGAAGACCCGCCTGCCGGGTGCCGGCGGCGCGCCGGAGATCGCCGGCTCCGCCAAGCAGGTGCTGATCATCCTCAAGCAGTCGCCGCGGGCGTTCGTCGACAAGCTCGACTTCATCACCTCGGTCGGCCATGGCGAAGGCGGCGATTCGCGCAAACGCCTGGGCCTGCAAGGGGAAGGGCCGGTCGGCATCATCACCGACCTGTGCATCATGGAGCCGGAAGAGGGCACCCACGAGTTCGTGGTCACCGCGATCCATCCGGGGGTGACCCGTGAGCAGATCATCGCCGCCACCGGCTGGGCGATCCGCTTCGCCGACGATGTGCAGGAAACCGCCGCGCCGAGTGACGTCGAATTGTCCGCCCTGCGCGACCTCGAAGCCCGCACCGCCGCCGCCCATGGCCAGACGGCAGGAGAAGCCTGA